The nucleotide sequence AAAAAGAATGCCATAATCAGGGAAGTCATAGCTAGGAATCCCAATCCGCTATATATATCAATATTAAATATGTTATTCAGATTTAGCTCAATGTTAGAATCGATCACCATCCTTCGTATGGTTGAAATAAGAAGATAAAACAGCGCACCTGAAATAAATATCAAAACATAACTGAGGAAAATTTTTAAAGTTTTTCTATATTTTAATAATGAAAAAGTGAATCTATCATAAAAAATCCAGGCAAGGGTAAGCCATAGGAGGCTGTTAACGACCAGGTCGCCCAATGAAGGTGAAATGAAAGAAGTAGCGTAATAATATGGGCTAAAAAGGTCTGTATGATAGAGAAAACCCGGTATTCCGAAATAAAGAAGCATGAACCGTATAAAGATGGCATCAAAACTGAATGCAAGGAGAAGAAATAAGGGATTTCTCCGGAAAAAATCAAACAGATTATAAAGGTAAAATAGCAGGAGAATCAGGGAAATGAAAGATACAAGCAGAAAGGTAAAAACAATCAGGTTGGTTTTTAATGAGTTGTTGTGTATATTTTCATAATTAAGAGAAAACAGGAAATCCCCACTATTCGCGGATATATTTACAGATCCGGGAATAGTATCGAGTTCAACATTAGCTTTAAGGTTAAAATCTTTTTGAAAATCATTAACCAAATAATCATTTTGATAAGGGAAATCATTTTTAATCAGGATCAGGCCGATGGCTTTAAGATTTTGCTTTTCCTTAATAATGACCCTGAACCAGCCATTGGCATAATGCATAAACGGGCCTGAAACTAATTCTTTATTAAAAATATTTCCGGCAGGGACATTATTATCTGACCAATAAACCAGTGAGTCATTCCGGTATAAAAAGATTGCCAGCCCCTCTTTCTGCCATAAATCAGCCGGGAGATCCCGGTAAATGGACTGAAAAGGACGCAAAGCATCCTTCTCTTTCAGTACATCTTCAAGCAACGTCTGGAGTCTTTGCTCTTTTAACCGGAGAACTTGTTCAAAGTTTATCTGCCTGTTAATTACCTGGTCATTTTCTCGTGTAAAAAAGTATTGAATAACCAGCGCTGCGACCAGGAATGTTATAAAAAGGAAAGCCAGGCGAAAAATATTTCTTCTTATTTCCGGTTCTTTCTCCATAAATTTTATCATTTACTGGATTTCATGCACTTAAAAACGGCTTAATTAGAGGTTTCCTGGCACGTTTTTTTTAGAAGTCATCCCTTTTTAATCATCTGCGCTTCCGGGTTTGCCAGAAGGCTTAAAATTAAGCATTTTTCGTTTAAGATAATTATCGTGCCAGTAATAGGGGCTCTTTTCTAAAATCGTTTCACGTGGAACCCTTATCTGCCCAGATGGACAATAAGAATGGAAATATCGGCGGGTGAAACTCCGGCAATCCGGGATGCTTGTCCCAAGGTCCTGGGCTTTATCCTGCTGAGTTTTTCACGGGCTTCTAAAGAGAGGGCTGTCAGACGATGGTAATCAAAATCTTCTTTAAGTGTAACCGAATCTAACCGCTCAAGTTTTTGGGCCAGTTCCCCTTCTTTTTCAATATATCCCTCGTATTTAATCAGAATTTCAGCTTCATCCAGAATTTCTTCCCGGTTTGGCTTTATCGCATTCAAATGGTTCCTCAGAGCCGGAAGGTGTTCAGCCAGACCGGCCAGGCTAATTTGCGGACGTAACAGTAAGCCGGCGATTTTCATCTTTTGAGAAATGGTTGGTGTTTGCGAAGCTTGCAGAAAGCCATTGATCATGTCAGGGTCAGCGCTGATTTTTCTCAAATAGCAGACAATTTCTTCAATTTTATCTCTTTTTTCTATCACGTTATTCAACCGCTCATCTGATGCCAATCCGATCCTATGAGCCATTGGGGTCAGCCGTTGGTCGGCATTGCTCTGACGGAGTAAAATCCGGTATTCAGCCCTTGAAGTGAACATGCGGTAAGGTTCATCAACACCTTTGGTGATCAGGTCGTCGATAAGGACGCCGATATACGCATCGGATCTTTTCAGTATAAACTCCTGCTCACCTCTAACTTTAAGATGGGCGTTAATCCCTGCCATAATTCCCTGCGCGGCAGCTTCCTCGTAGCCTGTAGTGCCATTTATCTGTCCGGCAAAATAAAGGTTTTGAACTAATTTGGTTTCCAGCGTATATTTAAGCTGCACCGGTGGAAAATAATCATATTCGATGGCATAACCGGGTCTGAAGATACGGGCATTTTCAAATCCTTTTATTTTTCTGAGTGCTTTGAATTGAATATGATCAGGTAAGGAAGAGGAAAAACCATTGATGTAATATTCGACGGTATGCCATCCTTCCGGTTCCACAAAAAGCTGGTGGCTATCTTTTCCGGCAAACCGGTCAATTTTATCTTCAATCGAAGGACAATAACGCGGGCCGATCCCTTCGATTTTTCCCGTGAACATGGGTGATTCGTCAAAACCGGTCCTGAGAATATCATGCACTTCCCGGCTGGTATAAGCCATGTAGCAACTGCGTTGTGCCTTTAGTGGAGGGGTATCGGTAAATGAGAATTTCCCCGGGTTTTCGTCCCCTTTTTGTTCTTCCAGCTCGCTAAAATCAATCGATCTTCCATCAACTCTCACAGGAGTTCCGGTTTTCATCCGGTCCGATTCAAATCCCAGTTTAATGAGACACTCAGTCAATCCTTTCGCAGCTTTCTCCCCGATCCTGCCTCCGCCAAATTGCTTTAACCCGATATGAATAACCCCGTTCAGAAAAGTCCCATTCGTTAATACTACAGATTTTCCTGGTATTTCATGACCCATTGAAGTCATAACTCCTTTTACACTTCCATTTCTCACGATGACTCCAGTGACCATATCCTGCCAGAAATCGAGATTAGGCGTATTTTCAAGCATTTTCCGCCATTCCGATGAAAAAAACATACGATCACTCTGTGCTCTTGGGCTCCACATGGCAGGGCCCTTTGATTTGTTCAGCATCCGGAACTGGATCATAGTCCGGTCGGTAACGATGCCGGAATATCCCCCCAAAGCATCAATTTCCCTAACGATCTGGCCTTTAGCAATTCCACCCATGGCTGGATTGCATGACATTTGGGCCATGTTAGTCATGTTCATGGTAACCAATAAAACAGAAGATCCCAGGTTGGCTGCTGCGGCAGCGGCTTCGCATCCGGCATGACCAGCACCTACGACGATGATATCGTATTCTTTAAACATCAATCCTAATTAATGGAAAAATCAGTTTCCGTTCCACGTGGAACATTTCATGACCACATCGTCAAAGATAGGTAATATTCTTCTTTGGCCCTCATCTGCTCCCTCTCGGATCGTGTCTTATCTTTGTAACCCATCAAATGCAGCACCCCGTGGATCATTAATCTTTTAATCTCATTATTCAATGAATCCCTGAATTTCTTTGCATTCTCTCTGGCCCGGTCAACACTGATATAAATATCACCGGTTAATAATCCGGCGCTCTCAGATAGGTCAAAAGTTATGATATCAGTCAACGTAAAATGCCTGAGGTATTCCTTATTAAGCTGAACTAAAATATCATCATTTGTCAATATATAATTCAGCGTTCCTACGTTATAATCCTCATTATCAGCAGATTTAATTATCCAGGACCGGATCTTACGCTTTTGCTTCAAGGTATAGCTTACCTCTTCAAGAAAAAAAAATATTTTTGGTTCCCCGGCCATTTACTAGTAAGGGTTCAACTGTTCAACCGCTGATATACACGGAAAAAGTCCTGCATAAAGACCACTCTTCTCTCAAAAATATTCTCATCAATTCCATAAATCCGGAAAAGCATTTCAATGAGACGGCCCTTATCCTTGAACTTCACTTCGTCGGCTAAAGCCTGGATCAAATGCAGGCCATTTTTATCTGAACCGAACTCGACTCCGGAATTCCCTCTATTCGCATATGCCTTATAGTCAAACCCTTCACCCTCGTCAAAAACTTTTATCCAAAGGCCATCCTTGGTATTTTCCAGCATAATACGGACAAACTTCTTCCTGTCTTGCCCGTTTCCATGAAAAATCGCATTTTTAACAGCTTCCGAAACACCCATAAGAATGTTCCCGAAATAATTGCCATATAAAAGGAATTCTTCACTGATCTCTTCAACAAACTGTTCTACCTGGAACATTTCATCAAGAGATGATTCAATTTTAATCTCTTTATGCTTTTTCATCTATTAACGTAACTCAAAATAATAGAAGTATTGATTAACTTTTTGCTTATAAAATGGCCGCAGATTGGGCGGCATTGTTCTTAGCAATTCAATTTCATTTTCCTGTAATTTGTTATACTCTTTAAAATCCTCAGGGTTTCTATTGTTAATATCTTTCCCTTCCTTTGATTCCCTTTTCTCTTCCTGCTCGCGGATCAGTTCCGCTTTTTCATGCTTTAATAAACGGGTTTCTATATCTTTTAACCGATCTATGGTTTGCTGCGTTATGATTTTATTTACAAGTTCTGTTTCGGTTTTTTCCATTTGTTCCATCATTTCCTGCATTTCTTTGCTGTTGCCCATTCCCTGTTCTTTCATCTGGCCCTGGTATTGCTCCATCATTCTTCTGATAGCTTCCTGCTGAGCTGCCATCCGCGCGAAACCTTCACTATCCGCTGAATTACGGCTTTCATTCGATTTAGACGGGTTATTGCCATTTTGCTTCATTTGCTGGATCTGCTGGTTTAGTTTCTGTTGCATCTCCCGCATGCTTTTCATCGATGAAGAACCCTTTCCCGGCTTAGGGCTGCCCTTTTTGCACTGCCCTGAACATTGCATCTGCATGGCTTTCATCATCTGTTCCAAAGCTTCAGATAAAAGAAGTGCCAGATTGTTAACAGAAGTCATAACAAATTGCTGGTTTTCCCCGGCAGGACCTTTTCTTCTTTCCGTCAATTCTCCCAAGGCCTTTCCGACATGGAGGTTTATATCCTGTATCTCCCTTGTAACAAAGGGCTCAATCATTTGCTGCCTCTTGCTCAGGGCCCATAATGAATCTTCAACCATCACCAGGTCATCCTTTATCCTGTTCTGGGCTTCAATGACAGACGGGAACTGGGGGTCCATGGTAGATATTTCGGAAGTCCTGCCTATCAGTTCTTCCTGGTCGAACGACAATTGGATCAGGTTTTCCAGGATTTCACGCAAAGCTTCTATGCTCTCCCCCAATTCTTCTGAATACATATCGCTTTGCATTTGCTCCATCTGGTCGGCCATTGATTTCATGCTTTGCGAGGCACTCCGCTGGGCAGGGGAGGCTTTTGATGGCTTTCCCATTTTGAGCATTTCCGATCCTTCCTGCATTTGTTGATGGATCTCCTCTTCAGCCTGATCGGTATTTTCAAGCGGATTCGGTTCCTGCAACTCCTTGTTTTTTTTCTCGAGCACATTCAGGTCTTCACGGAGTTGATTAAATTCTTCGTTCAGCTTATCCTGCTCCTTTTTTAATTGCTCCGCATCAGCATTCTTCTGTTCACTTTTGGCTCCCTGTTCCTCTTGCTTTTTGGCCAGATCTTTCAGTTTGTCGATGGATTCCTGAAGTTTCTTTTCGAATTCAAGTTGTTTAAACAATTCAAGGTTTCTGTCCAATTGCTTTTCAAGATCTTTATTATCAGTTTTTAATTTCTCCAGCATTTCATTAACCTTGTCTTTATCGACATTTTCCATCAGTTTTTGCAATTCCTCGAACATCTTCTTCATTTCATCAGTCATGACCTCGTCAAATAATTCCTCAAGTCTTTGCTGTTTTCGGATCAATTCTTCATCAGTTTGCTTATATTGCTGCTCCTGAATGGATTTTACCTGGTTTTCTTTCTGGATCTTTTCCACTTTTTCCTGCAGTTGTTTTTGCTCATCCAATAAGTCCTGGATCTGCTGTTTCTCCTGCCATCCGATGTTTTCCTTATCAATCAGTTTACGGCTAAGTTCTTCCGCCTTTTTCTGCAGGTCTTTGGCTTCCTGTATGCTACTTTCCAGATCTTCCGTGATTTTCTGGCTATCCTCTTCCGTTTTTTTATCGATCTCGTCCATAGTGGGTGCCCTGAAAATCATCGGCTGGGAACGAGTGACCTTACTCCCGTTGATACCATCATTATCCCATATTTCAAAATGATATACGATTTGTGTACCCGGTTCAATATTAATGGAATCAAGATCGAAAAAATGAAAAAACTGCTGCTGGTTGCTTAGCTTACTCACCGGCAGTTCAACGATGAATTCATTTTCCGGTTCAGCGCCTGTTTTACCTTCCTGATCAAACTGGTAGTTGAAGGTCAACCTGCTGAACCCATAATCATCCTTAATCAATCCTGTGAAATAAATCTTCTTGTCAAAGATAGAGTCCCTGACCTGGTCAATGTTTATCGTCGGGTAATTATCCGGTATGATACTTACTGTATAAGTCAGCGAGTCAGAATTCCGAAGAAATTCATTAGCCGAAACAACTGCATAAATATTACTTTTTAAAGCACGGCCGGTAAATATAAAAGTGTTAGTGGACTCATTATCAAGTTTTTGATATTCTTCTCCCCATCGAAAGAAAATGTTCCGTGTATCCCTGGTAAAGAATTTCCATCTGATCATTGTTCCCAGCGGCACAATCATGTCACCAGTATTTTCAATCGTTTCATCAACTTTTCCGGTATAGGAGGGATAATCCAGTGCTACTTCAAAACTGAGAACGATGGGTTTGGGGAACACCAAAAGTTCAAACTGGCCGGATTTAAAAAGGTCGTTTAACACGTAAAACCGCTTTGTTTCCTGAACATTCCTGAATTTATACTGAAACATCACCGGGCTTTTCTTTTCCATCCTGTATTGAATACCGTTCATTTCAAGAAAGAGGTCTGCGGGCAATTCAGTGCCTTCAACTTTTATTTCGAATAAAAAGTCTTCCTGCTGAAAGGTTTCCAGTTTTTCATTCAGCACGGTAATCGTGAAAGGGGCCGGAGGTATATATACTGTCTGATATTTCACAATCCTTTCAGAAGGTTCAGTAATAACCCGCGGGGAAATTATAAGGATCAGGATGATAATAATAACCGGAGGAAGTGCATAGCGAAGATACCTTAGGTTCTGCTTTATATCGATGGCGAGGACAAATGGCACCGGGCGCAATTTATTGATTTTCTGGTCGATGCTGGCACGGATCAGGTCGCCGGAAATTTCCGGATTCTGATCCTGAAGCATTTTCAGTTGCAGTGTGTTCAGCAGTTTGTCGTTGATCTCGGGAAAGTGAGTTCCGATAATTCCCGCTGCCTCTTCATGGCTGATAATTTTCCCCAGCTTCAAAAGGTTAAAGGCCGGGATCAGGATCAATTGCCACAATATCAATACGTTGAGGCTAATATAAGAATAGAAGATTACTGTCCTGGTAACCGTGTTAAAGCGTCCGAAGTATTCAGAAAGTATGATGACCAGGAAGAAAATTGTCAGCAAAGCAATGAAAAAAATACCACCCCTGACCAACCGGTTTTTATAATATTTCCGGATGAACTCGTCAAGCTTGCCGATCAGTATCGAGTAATTATCTGTTGTCATGCTTTTTCAAAAGCCCAGGGAGTCACCTCTTGTAACGAAATAGAACAAATAATTATTATCTTTGTTCTCCTTTACAAAGTTAGTGATTGTTTTCCGCCGTCTTCCCGGCATTGGAAATTATTTTACATCATGAAAAAACTCCTGCTTTCTGTTGCGCTGATCTTTTCTTTCATGCTGACCAAAGGGCAATACAACGTTCCGGAAGCATTTGATGAAGATTATTGTCATTATATCAAATCCTGTGAAAACCAGCTTAAATATTACGCTGCACCACTGATCAGCAATGCTTTGCTTGAAAAATATGATGTAACCTTTTATTTCCTGGACCTGAACGTTGAAAACAACACGGTTGCCGTGAGCGGCAATGTGACTATCAAAGCAAAACCGACCATTGCAGCGCTTGACACGTTTGCTTTTGAACTGATCTCCGCGATGACTATCGATTCGGTTTTTGTCGACGGAATACAGCGGACATTCCAGCATACCAATGACCTGGCGATAGTGCCATTGTCGTCACCAATTCCGCAGGGGACAATATTTTCTGTGAAGGTATATTACCAGGGGACTCCATCTACCGGGGGATTTTTTTCCGGTGTTTCGACCGACTATTCCACCCAATACCAGAAAAATGTGACCTGGACCCTGGCTGAGCCATACGCGGCAAAAGACTGGTGGCCGACCAAGCAGGATCTCCGGGATAAAGCTGATTCCGTATGGGTTTTCCTGACGACAAGCCCCGAAAACAAGGCCGGATCGGAGGGCTTGCTGACGGGAATAACGACCATGCCCAACGGGAAAGTCCGCTATGAATGGAAAAGCTATTACCCGATCGATTATTACCTGATTTCATTTGCTGTGGCAGATTACCAGGATTACAGCCTGTATGCTTTCCCGGAAGGTACTTCGGATTCCGTGCTCATACAGAATTATATCTACGATCATCCCAACTGCCTGCCTGACAACAAGGGTGCAATTGACCAGACGGCTGCTTTCATCGAATTATTTTCCGATTTGTTCGGGCTTTATCCTTTTATTGATGAAAAATACGGGCATTGCCTGACCAAGTTCGGCGGCGGTATGGAACACCAGACAATGACGACTATTGGCGGCTTTAGTTTTGGCATAGTCGCTCATGAGCTTGGACACATGTGGTTTGGGGATAAAGTAACCTGTGCCACCTGGAGTGATATCTGGATCAACGAAGGATTTGCCACCTATACCGATTACCTGGCCCATTCGTTTTTAAGCACCCCATATTATGATTCCCTGTGGTTAAAGATCCACCACGACCAGGTTAAGGTACAACCCGGAGGAAGTGTTTATGTTCCGCCTGAAGAACTCGGTGATATCTGGCGTATATTCGACGGACGGTTATCCTACAGCAAGGGTGCCTTACTGTTGCATATGATACGATTTGAACTTCAGGACGATGATATGTTTTTTAATGTTCTTAAGACTTATGTCGAAGAATATGGAGATTCCGTGGCAACCGGAGACAATTTCAGGGACTGGTTAGAATCCGTTTCGGGTAAAAATTTTACGGATTTCTTCAATCAATGGTACTATGGAGAAGGTTACCCGGTTTATGATATCGTTTGGCACCAGGGTGGAAACAAACTGGATATTATTTCCACCCAAACCACTTCCACCAGCATAACGCCATTGTTTAAGATGCTTGTTCCCTATCACCTGAATTTTACTGACGGAACAGATTCAACTCTTTTACTTTACCAGGATGCTAACCTTAATTCCTACACTATTCCGATCTCAAAGACTATTGATAATATTGTATTGGATCCCAGACAATGGATCCTTCACAAGCTCAACAGCCTTTCATTAGGGTTGGAAGAAACGGAAAGCCCGTTACACTTCACCCTGGGGCCGAATCCTGCGAAGGATTATCTCCGTATTTTCTTCTCACGCCCGTCTGATAAATCATTTACCCTCTTTATTTCCGATCTGACCGGAAGGCAAGTCTTCAGGCAAACCATGGAAAATGCTGATCGTTTCATCGATATAAGCAAGTTTTCGCCTGGTATATACCTGGTTTCCCTGTCGGATGGGACTGATGTGCTTAATAAGAAACTTATTGTTGAATAAATAATGCCTAATATCCCAACCCAAGTCCGCGTCCGCTTTGCCCCCAGTCCAACGGGACCATTGCATATCGGAGGAGTCAGGACGGCTTTGTATAATTATTTGTTTGCCCGCCATTCCGGCGGAAAAATGATCCTCCGGATCGAGGATACGGACCAGAATCGATATGTCCCGGGTGCGGAAGATTACATCATTGATTCGTTGAACTGGGCCGGGATCCTGTTTGATGAAGGTGTTCATGTTGGCGGGCCTTTTGCGCCATACCGCCAGTCGGACCGGAAAGATATCTACCGCAAATATGCCGATGAGCTGATCAGAAACGGGCATGCATATTATTGTTTCGATGCTGCAGAAGAGCTTGACGCGAGGCGTAAAGAGGCTGAAAAGGAAAAGCATGTCTTTACGTATGATGCTTCAGTGAGGATGGGGATGAAGAATTCCCTTGCCCTTTCTCCTGAAGAAACACAGCGGCGTTTGCAGTCAGGAAAGCCGTATGTAATCCGTTTTCTTATCCCGGAAAACGAGACAATGGTATTTCATGACCTGATACGCGGCGAAATGACTGTAAATACCCCTACACTGGACGACAAGGTGCTGTTCAAGTCTGATGGAATGCCCACTTATCACCTGGCCAATATCGTCGATGATCACCTGATGCAGATATCCCATGTGATCAGGGGGGAAGAATGGCTTCCGTCTCTTCCGTTACATATTCTGCTATACCGGAGTTTTAGGTGGCAGCCGCCTTTGTTTGCGCATCTTCCGCTTATCCTGAAACCTGAAGGATCGGGCAAGCTCAGTAAACGAGATGGCGACAGGCTGGGTTTCCCCGTATTCCCGATGGAATGGAAGGATCCATTCACTAAGGAGGTCTCTTCAGGATATCGAGAGTCAGGATATTTTCCTGAAACCTTAGTAAATATGCTGGCCCTGCTGGGATGGAACCCCGGCACCGAAAAGGAAATTTTTTCCCTGGAAGAGCTGACTCATGAGTTTTCGATTGAACGGATCGGCAAATCTGGTTCTCGTTTTGATCCGGGCAAAATAAAATGGTTCAATCACCATTACCTGGTTACCAAACCCACAGAAGAGCTCATAGCCATGTTCCAGGAAATCCTGAAAAACAAAGGCGTTGTGGCTACCGACACATTTGTCGGCCGGGTCGTTGAACTTGTAAAAGACCGGTCCGATTTCGTCAGTAATTTCTGGGACCAGTCGTCTTTCTTTTTCCAGCCACCCCAATCATACGATATGGACATTGTCAGAAAGAAGTGGAAAGATGATACTCCAATGCTTCTGAAAGCTTTTGGTGATCTTCTTCCAACTCTTGACGATTTCCATGCTGAAAACATCAAGGCACTGGCCGAAAAATTTGTGCAGGAAAAGGGTACTGGCTTAGGACAGTTAATGAATCCTCTCAGGCTCTGCCTGGTTGGCGGCAGTTTCGGCCCTGATCTTTCCCTGATCTGTGAAATGCTTGGAAAAGATGAGGTAATATCGAGAATAGCGAAGGCCCTGGATCATATATTGCAACAGCAGGTTTAATACCATCATTCAGGAAATGGGACAAATATCGATCGAAGGCATGGAATTTTTCGCCTACCATGGCTGCTTCAAAGAGGAGCAGATCATTGGCACCCGCTTTATTGTTGATCTTTTCATGGAAACAGACACTCAGGAAGCCGAAGTGACTGATAACCTGGCAAAAACGGTTAATTACCAGGCAGTTTATGGCTTTGTGGCGAAAGAGATGGCTGTTAAGTCGCACCTGCTGGAAAATGTCGCCAGGCGGATACTAAAACGTATAGCCCGGGAATTTCCTCAAATAACTGCCTCCAGGATAAAGATATCAAAGATGAACCCGCCCGTTGGCGGTAAAGTTGAAAAAGTAAGCATAGAATTAAATAGTCATTAAGTTGTCATTTATTGTAATTTTCTCATTGACAACCTTATGACAACCTTATGACTACCTTATGACAATCCATAACGAATTATCAATGTGCCCGCGGTGCGGAAAGCATTTCAGCTGCAGTAAATCCTGTAAGTGCTGGTGCTATGAGGTGTTTTTGCCTTTGGATAAGCTGGTGGAGATTGAAAATCTCTATGACAGCTGCCTTTGTCCTGCCTGCCTGAATGAGTATGCAAAGCAGAAACCCCAGGATGGGAAGTTTTCCAGGAATAGTTTCATCTATACGAAAAAACAAAAACCAACTTAAAAAAGAATACTATAACTTCTTACTAAAGAATTATTTCTTCCCAACTGTTTTCTCCACCTCCTTTGGTTTTACTTCCCGGGGGATCTTTATCTTCTTAGGCCCAAAGGTCAGTTCATCGATCAGGTTTTGTGCACCGGCATATTTATCAATGATGAAAAGCACATAACGGATATCCACACAGATGGTACGCTGAAGTTTAGGTTCATAAGC is from Bacteroidales bacterium and encodes:
- the ybeY gene encoding rRNA maturation RNase YbeY, with the translated sequence MAGEPKIFFFLEEVSYTLKQKRKIRSWIIKSADNEDYNVGTLNYILTNDDILVQLNKEYLRHFTLTDIITFDLSESAGLLTGDIYISVDRARENAKKFRDSLNNEIKRLMIHGVLHLMGYKDKTRSEREQMRAKEEYYLSLTMWS
- the mnmG gene encoding tRNA uridine-5-carboxymethylaminomethyl(34) synthesis enzyme MnmG; amino-acid sequence: MFKEYDIIVVGAGHAGCEAAAAAANLGSSVLLVTMNMTNMAQMSCNPAMGGIAKGQIVREIDALGGYSGIVTDRTMIQFRMLNKSKGPAMWSPRAQSDRMFFSSEWRKMLENTPNLDFWQDMVTGVIVRNGSVKGVMTSMGHEIPGKSVVLTNGTFLNGVIHIGLKQFGGGRIGEKAAKGLTECLIKLGFESDRMKTGTPVRVDGRSIDFSELEEQKGDENPGKFSFTDTPPLKAQRSCYMAYTSREVHDILRTGFDESPMFTGKIEGIGPRYCPSIEDKIDRFAGKDSHQLFVEPEGWHTVEYYINGFSSSLPDHIQFKALRKIKGFENARIFRPGYAIEYDYFPPVQLKYTLETKLVQNLYFAGQINGTTGYEEAAAQGIMAGINAHLKVRGEQEFILKRSDAYIGVLIDDLITKGVDEPYRMFTSRAEYRILLRQSNADQRLTPMAHRIGLASDERLNNVIEKRDKIEEIVCYLRKISADPDMINGFLQASQTPTISQKMKIAGLLLRPQISLAGLAEHLPALRNHLNAIKPNREEILDEAEILIKYEGYIEKEGELAQKLERLDSVTLKEDFDYHRLTALSLEAREKLSRIKPRTLGQASRIAGVSPADISILIVHLGR
- the folB gene encoding dihydroneopterin aldolase, which produces MGQISIEGMEFFAYHGCFKEEQIIGTRFIVDLFMETDTQEAEVTDNLAKTVNYQAVYGFVAKEMAVKSHLLENVARRILKRIAREFPQITASRIKISKMNPPVGGKVEKVSIELNSH
- a CDS encoding T9SS type A sorting domain-containing protein is translated as MKKLLLSVALIFSFMLTKGQYNVPEAFDEDYCHYIKSCENQLKYYAAPLISNALLEKYDVTFYFLDLNVENNTVAVSGNVTIKAKPTIAALDTFAFELISAMTIDSVFVDGIQRTFQHTNDLAIVPLSSPIPQGTIFSVKVYYQGTPSTGGFFSGVSTDYSTQYQKNVTWTLAEPYAAKDWWPTKQDLRDKADSVWVFLTTSPENKAGSEGLLTGITTMPNGKVRYEWKSYYPIDYYLISFAVADYQDYSLYAFPEGTSDSVLIQNYIYDHPNCLPDNKGAIDQTAAFIELFSDLFGLYPFIDEKYGHCLTKFGGGMEHQTMTTIGGFSFGIVAHELGHMWFGDKVTCATWSDIWINEGFATYTDYLAHSFLSTPYYDSLWLKIHHDQVKVQPGGSVYVPPEELGDIWRIFDGRLSYSKGALLLHMIRFELQDDDMFFNVLKTYVEEYGDSVATGDNFRDWLESVSGKNFTDFFNQWYYGEGYPVYDIVWHQGGNKLDIISTQTTSTSITPLFKMLVPYHLNFTDGTDSTLLLYQDANLNSYTIPISKTIDNIVLDPRQWILHKLNSLSLGLEETESPLHFTLGPNPAKDYLRIFFSRPSDKSFTLFISDLTGRQVFRQTMENADRFIDISKFSPGIYLVSLSDGTDVLNKKLIVE
- a CDS encoding ATP-binding protein, with product MKKHKEIKIESSLDEMFQVEQFVEEISEEFLLYGNYFGNILMGVSEAVKNAIFHGNGQDRKKFVRIMLENTKDGLWIKVFDEGEGFDYKAYANRGNSGVEFGSDKNGLHLIQALADEVKFKDKGRLIEMLFRIYGIDENIFERRVVFMQDFFRVYQRLNS
- the gltX gene encoding glutamate--tRNA ligase, whose translation is MPNIPTQVRVRFAPSPTGPLHIGGVRTALYNYLFARHSGGKMILRIEDTDQNRYVPGAEDYIIDSLNWAGILFDEGVHVGGPFAPYRQSDRKDIYRKYADELIRNGHAYYCFDAAEELDARRKEAEKEKHVFTYDASVRMGMKNSLALSPEETQRRLQSGKPYVIRFLIPENETMVFHDLIRGEMTVNTPTLDDKVLFKSDGMPTYHLANIVDDHLMQISHVIRGEEWLPSLPLHILLYRSFRWQPPLFAHLPLILKPEGSGKLSKRDGDRLGFPVFPMEWKDPFTKEVSSGYRESGYFPETLVNMLALLGWNPGTEKEIFSLEELTHEFSIERIGKSGSRFDPGKIKWFNHHYLVTKPTEELIAMFQEILKNKGVVATDTFVGRVVELVKDRSDFVSNFWDQSSFFFQPPQSYDMDIVRKKWKDDTPMLLKAFGDLLPTLDDFHAENIKALAEKFVQEKGTGLGQLMNPLRLCLVGGSFGPDLSLICEMLGKDEVISRIAKALDHILQQQV